The proteins below are encoded in one region of Salvelinus alpinus chromosome 27, SLU_Salpinus.1, whole genome shotgun sequence:
- the LOC139556236 gene encoding trace amine-associated receptor 13c-like: MDISSHQHLDPKMFCYPESNASCTREIFSEGVQIASYFVFVSVMLVTILGNGVVIISIAHIKLLHTPTNTLIMSLAVADLLVGVTVMPFSTIKAVEGCWYFGDAFCLLHSDMFLTSVSIFHLVFIAIDRYEAVCSPLRYSTKITIPIAWLMVFASWAVAALYSYCLLYSKANVKGLNEFIASIYCLGSCNLFLNALWGALDTLIAFFFPCSVMVGLYTKIFLVAKEHLRKIEDSQNNSNEGGRGVVSKRSERKAAKTLGIVVGVFIFCWLFFFVNSIVDPYTNFSTPPILFEVFIWLGYFNSTANPIIYALFYPWFRKCLNLIVTLKIFNRNSSYINVFATT; the protein is encoded by the coding sequence ATGGATAtctcatctcatcaacatctggATCCAAAGATGTTCTGTTATCCAGAATCAAATGCCTCCTGCACCAGAGAAATCTTCAGTGAAGGAGTTCAAATTGCTTCATACTTTGTGTTTGTTTCTGTTATGCTGGTCACTATTCTAGGGAACGGTGTGGTCATTATCTCCATTGCTCACATAAAACTGCTCCACACGCCAACTAACACGCTTATAATGTCTTTGGCAGTTGCAGACCTGCTAGTTGGAGTAACTGTGATGCCTTTTAGTACAATTAAGGCTGTGGAGGGCTGCTGGTACTTTGGAGATGCTTTTTGTTTGCTGCATTCTGATATGTTCCTCACATCTGTTTCAATTTTCCACCTGGTATTCATAGCCATAGATCGATATGAGGCTGTGTGCAGTCCACTTCGCTATTCCACAAAGATTACTATACCAATTGCATGGCTCATGGTTTTTGCCAGTTGGGCCGTTGCTGCATTGTACTCATATTGCCTACTATATTCAAAAGCAAATGTGAAAGGACTGAATGAATTCATTGCATCCATATACTGCCTGGGAAGTTGTAATCTTTTCCTTAATGCTCTGTGGGGCGCCCTAGACACATTGATAGCCTTTTTCTTTCCATGCTCTGTAATGGTGGGTTTGtataccaaaatatttttggtGGCAAAAGAACATCTAAGGAAGATTGAAGACAGCCAAAATAATTCCAATGAGggaggtagaggtgtggtgtCTAAACGGTCAGAGCGGAAAGCAGCTAAAACTTTAGGCATTGTGGTGGGTGTTTTCATCTTTTGCTGGCTGTTTTTCTTTGTTAATTCCATAGTTGATCCATACACAAACTTTAGCACACCACCTATTCTCTTTGAAGTGTTTATCTGGCTGGGTTACTTTAATTCTACTGCAAATCCAATCATCTATGCACTGTTTTATCCATGGTTTCGAAAATGTCTTAATCTTATTGTCACATTGAAAATATTCAATAGAAATTCTTCCTATATAAATGTATTTGCTACTACATGA
- the LOC139556237 gene encoding syntaxin-7-like, with protein MAYQYGKVQDPNVLTQTIISNIQKIAQQTSEIQSIVDKLGTPQDTTELRQQLQQKQQNVNHLAKETDRSVKQFGSLPVTTEQRQRKIQKDRFINDFSNALANFQKTQRQAAQKEKAFVARVRAESRVSGGHPDDSFGGNGNVFESGGQAQVQLQSQEVAITEEDLQLIQERETSIRQLESDITDINEIFKDLGMMVHEQGDVIDSIEANVETADLHVQNATQQLAQAADYQRKSRKKICILIVVLAVLAVVVGLIIWASVKG; from the exons ATGGCCTACCAGTACGGAAAAGTGCAGGACCCAAATGTGCTTACTCAGACGATAATCTCCAACATCCAAAAGATAGCACAACAAA CATCTGAAATACAGAGTATTGTGGATAAGTTGGGAACACCACAAGACACAACTGAGCTCAGACAGCAACT GCAGCAGAAACAGCAGAATGTCAACCACCTTGCCAAAGAAACTGACCGAAGTGTGAAGCAATTTGGCTCTTTACCTGTCACAACTGAACAG CGCCAGAGAAAGATCCAGAAAGACCGATTTATCAATGACTTCTCCAATGCACTGGCCAATTTCCAAAAGACACAGAGGCAGGCTGCTCAGAAAGAGAAGGCGTTTGTTGCCAGAGTCCGTGCCGAGTCCAGAGTGTCG GGTGGCCatcctgatgacagctttggaggAAATGGAAACGTCTTTGAAAG TGGGGGGCAGGCCCAGGTCCAGTTACAGTCCCAGGAGGTGGCCATCACTGAAGAGGAcctgcagctcatccaggagaGAGAGACTTCCATCAGACAGCTagag TCTGATATTACAGATATAAATGAAATATTTAAGGACTTGGGAATGATGGTCCATGAGCAAGGTGATGTGATCG ACAGTATAGAGGCCAATGTCGAAACTGCTGACCTTCATGTTCAGAATGCCACCCAGCAGTTAGCACAGGCTGCAGACTATCAG CGCAAATCTAGAAAGAAGATCTGCATTCTCATTGTAGTTCTGGCAGTTCTTGCTGTTGTCGTTGGTTTAATCATCTGGGCATCAGTCAAAGGATGA